The following are encoded together in the Burkholderiaceae bacterium DAT-1 genome:
- a CDS encoding aminopeptidase P family protein gives MTAISSPVPARLERLRAAMHEAGVHAVLVPSSDPHLSEYLPERFKSREYFSGFTGSMGTLVVTLDFAGVWADGRYWVQGEAELAGTGVQLMKIPSAASAMHLDWVAANLKSGQTIAVHGDMLALAGERALRAVLAGTGVTLRTDLDVPGAAWADRPSLPEPPVYEHLAPYATQTRADRLAAVRSAMRESGATQHFVSTLDDLCWIFNLRGSDVNFNPVFLAHALIDLNGATLFVGAGKVSPDLAARLTADNVHVRDYAEAKAALGALAATEIILIDPRRITFGFREAIPAEVPIVEAINPSTFAKSRKSAAEVAHVRSAMEQDGAALAEFFSWLEGAFASGDTITELTIDEQITAARARRPGFTCPSFATIAGFNANGALPHYRATEASHAVIRGDGLLLIDSGGQYHGGTTDITRVVPVGTPSAEQKRDFTLVLKGMMNLSRARFPVGTKGPMLDALARAPIWEAGVDYGHGTGHGVGYFLNVHEGPQTISPHAMPEAHTAMLAGMITSIEPGIYKPGRHGVRIENLVLTVEEPATEFGTFLRFEALTLCPIDTRCLDLTLMRGDEIAWLNDYHTTVRTRLAPHVSGAALAWLLRRTEAVVL, from the coding sequence ATGACCGCCATTTCCTCTCCTGTTCCTGCCCGACTCGAACGGCTGCGCGCTGCGATGCACGAAGCCGGCGTCCATGCAGTGCTGGTTCCTTCCAGTGATCCGCATCTATCCGAATACCTGCCCGAGCGCTTTAAGTCGCGTGAGTACTTTTCCGGCTTTACCGGTTCCATGGGTACGCTGGTGGTGACGCTGGATTTTGCTGGCGTCTGGGCGGATGGTCGTTACTGGGTGCAAGGCGAGGCCGAACTGGCCGGGACTGGCGTGCAGCTGATGAAAATCCCGTCAGCAGCCAGTGCGATGCATCTGGACTGGGTGGCTGCCAATCTGAAATCGGGTCAGACAATTGCTGTTCATGGCGACATGCTGGCTCTGGCGGGGGAACGTGCGCTGCGTGCTGTGCTGGCTGGCACGGGCGTTACCCTGCGCACCGATCTGGATGTGCCCGGAGCAGCGTGGGCAGATCGTCCGAGTCTGCCAGAACCGCCTGTTTACGAACATCTTGCACCATACGCAACGCAAACCCGTGCAGATCGCCTTGCTGCCGTGCGCTCAGCCATGCGCGAGAGCGGGGCAACTCAGCATTTCGTTTCAACACTGGATGATCTGTGCTGGATCTTCAATCTGCGCGGTTCGGATGTAAATTTCAACCCGGTGTTTCTGGCGCATGCGCTCATCGATCTGAATGGTGCGACACTGTTTGTGGGGGCAGGCAAGGTCTCGCCGGACTTGGCAGCACGTCTGACGGCAGACAATGTGCACGTGCGTGATTATGCCGAGGCAAAGGCTGCGCTTGGCGCGCTTGCCGCGACTGAGATCATTCTGATTGATCCGCGCCGTATTACGTTTGGCTTCCGCGAGGCAATTCCGGCAGAGGTGCCAATCGTTGAAGCCATCAATCCCTCTACCTTTGCCAAGTCGCGTAAATCCGCTGCAGAAGTGGCGCATGTGCGGTCAGCCATGGAGCAGGATGGCGCGGCTCTGGCAGAATTTTTTAGCTGGCTGGAAGGGGCGTTTGCTTCAGGTGACACCATCACCGAACTGACCATCGACGAGCAGATTACGGCTGCCCGTGCACGCCGCCCCGGCTTTACCTGCCCGAGTTTCGCGACCATTGCCGGATTTAATGCCAACGGCGCGCTGCCACACTACCGCGCAACCGAGGCATCGCATGCGGTGATTCGTGGCGATGGTCTGCTGCTGATCGATTCAGGTGGTCAGTATCATGGCGGTACCACCGATATTACCCGTGTTGTGCCGGTAGGTACGCCGAGCGCAGAGCAAAAGCGCGACTTTACGCTGGTGCTGAAGGGCATGATGAATCTGTCCCGTGCGCGCTTCCCGGTGGGTACCAAAGGGCCGATGCTGGATGCGCTGGCGCGTGCGCCGATCTGGGAGGCAGGCGTAGACTACGGCCACGGCACCGGGCATGGCGTAGGTTATTTCCTGAATGTACATGAAGGCCCGCAAACCATCTCGCCGCATGCCATGCCTGAAGCGCACACCGCGATGCTGGCGGGCATGATTACCTCCATCGAACCGGGTATTTACAAGCCGGGTCGTCATGGCGTGCGGATCGAGAATCTGGTGCTGACTGTCGAGGAGCCGGCCACCGAATTCGGCACCTTCCTGCGCTTCGAAGCGCTGACCTTGTGCCCGATTGATACACGCTGTCTGGATCTCACATTAATGCGTGGGGATGAAATTGCCTGGCTGAATGATTACCATACGACAGTGCGCACTCGCCTGGCTCCGCATGTGTCCGGTGCAGCGCTGGCATGGCTGCTGAGGCGGACAGAGGCAGTTGTGCTTTGA
- a CDS encoding cytochrome c, with amino-acid sequence MNIRISLLIASAIAAVSTLAQADALADRKEAFKAIKEPFKVARGVAEGKVAYDKAAFEKTAAELVEAGKKPWALFPAGSGGGKSEARPEVWSKPAEFKAAADKFQDATLKLADSAKAGELDKIKLAIAAVGETCKACHKDFKKD; translated from the coding sequence GTGAACATTCGTATTTCTCTATTGATCGCATCCGCCATTGCGGCAGTATCCACACTGGCTCAGGCCGATGCACTGGCCGATCGCAAAGAAGCATTTAAAGCCATCAAGGAACCCTTCAAGGTGGCACGCGGTGTGGCCGAAGGCAAAGTAGCCTATGACAAAGCGGCTTTCGAAAAGACAGCTGCCGAGCTCGTTGAGGCCGGTAAAAAGCCATGGGCTTTATTCCCGGCAGGCTCGGGCGGAGGAAAAAGCGAAGCCCGTCCTGAAGTGTGGAGTAAACCCGCGGAATTCAAAGCCGCTGCAGACAAATTCCAGGACGCCACATTGAAGCTGGCCGATTCAGCAAAAGCGGGCGAACTGGACAAGATCAAACTGGCTATCGCAGCCGTCGGTGAGACATGCAAGGCTTGCCATAAAGACTTCAAGAAGGACTAA
- a CDS encoding acyl-CoA thioesterase: protein MQSGRKTLEMTVLMTPDMANFSGNVHGGTILKLLDQAAYACASRYAGSYVVTLSVDQVTFKQPIHVGELVTFLATVNHTGTSSMEVGIKVIAENVASGVVRHTNSCYFTMVAVGEGGRPVAVPSLVCESETDRRRNQEAKHRKAIRLDEAALHHDLKAGESGGLD, encoded by the coding sequence ATGCAATCAGGTCGCAAAACCCTGGAAATGACGGTGCTGATGACACCGGATATGGCTAATTTTTCGGGCAATGTTCATGGCGGCACGATTCTCAAGTTACTGGATCAGGCGGCCTATGCGTGCGCTAGCCGCTATGCGGGAAGTTATGTGGTCACCCTGTCTGTGGATCAGGTGACATTCAAACAGCCGATTCATGTGGGCGAGCTGGTGACGTTTCTGGCAACCGTGAACCATACCGGCACCAGTTCCATGGAGGTCGGGATCAAGGTCATTGCGGAAAATGTTGCATCCGGCGTGGTGCGGCATACCAATAGTTGTTATTTCACGATGGTCGCGGTGGGGGAAGGAGGCAGGCCTGTTGCTGTCCCGTCGCTGGTATGTGAGAGCGAAACAGATCGCCGCCGTAATCAGGAGGCAAAGCACCGCAAAGCGATCCGCCTGGATGAGGCGGCTCTTCACCATGATCTCAAGGCAGGGGAGTCGGGAGGACTGGATTGA
- a CDS encoding aminotransferase class V-fold PLP-dependent enzyme yields the protein MSVAPREIYLDANATTPVLPAVANAAYQAMLAEFGNPSSVHSRGLPAKAMMDKVRQQASRWLGASKGRILFTSGATEGIQTAVLSALTNLRARRADGQVIPSLLLYGATEHKAVPEALNHWNQLLGLNLDVRSIPVNQNGLHDLDFIRTHARDAGLVCTMAGNNETGVISDLKGIEAALSGSSALWMVDGVQALGKLPLKLDQTRIDYAPFSGHKLYAPKGIGMLYVRAGAPFTPLIVGGGQESGARSGTENMSGIAALGAVFEALESGLVFKEHDVLQSYRQQLLDALYQSFPGLVLNAPLAGSLPTTVNFSVPGLSSKDIMDVFDAAGIRVSAGSACGASKALPSYVLQAMGVPDWQAASAVRMSFGPATDQVFIDEACLLIKRCGNAMRESGMIADAAHSSDIDGISQFRADGVCSWLIADRQSACCVVIDPVASLVPKLTQVIQAAHLSVLAVLDTHGHADHHSAATHFSSLLAPGFLHESRDILGWPSTGIQVTHKQGMTLPAIKLGRKYLARLATPGHTADSVTYLLGESADAFIAQAAFCGDMILTGGMGRTDFASSSTADLYASLQMLGRVAEPNTILCPTHDYDNLLVTTLATEGEIQPLIQAVLAGLSSEAHFSERKMRLDQGLPEPTGTTILCGTREAVPSIAGISIPAAEVARFVEVNPDTLLLDVREQAEHLAGTPLAPHGCSMLSVPLGRIVNALAGGLLNPNRPILVFCRSGNRSAQVVQCLRRLGWRNVWQLSGGAAFWPASLS from the coding sequence ATGTCTGTCGCTCCTCGCGAAATCTACCTGGATGCCAATGCGACTACGCCGGTATTGCCTGCTGTTGCGAATGCGGCGTATCAAGCCATGCTGGCAGAGTTCGGTAATCCCAGTAGCGTACATTCCCGAGGATTGCCTGCAAAGGCGATGATGGACAAGGTACGTCAACAGGCTTCGCGTTGGCTGGGTGCGAGCAAAGGCCGAATCTTGTTTACAAGCGGTGCGACAGAAGGGATTCAGACGGCAGTGCTATCTGCGCTGACCAATTTACGTGCGCGCCGTGCGGACGGGCAGGTGATTCCGTCTTTACTGTTATATGGTGCGACCGAGCATAAGGCTGTACCGGAAGCATTGAATCACTGGAATCAGTTGCTCGGACTCAATCTGGATGTTCGTTCCATTCCTGTGAATCAAAATGGTCTGCACGACCTCGACTTCATTCGTACCCACGCCCGTGATGCCGGTTTGGTGTGCACGATGGCGGGCAATAATGAGACGGGCGTGATCTCGGATCTAAAAGGGATCGAGGCTGCTCTCTCAGGATCGTCGGCACTATGGATGGTAGATGGTGTGCAGGCTTTGGGTAAGCTGCCGCTCAAACTGGATCAGACGCGCATTGATTATGCGCCGTTTTCAGGCCACAAGCTGTATGCACCAAAAGGCATCGGTATGCTGTATGTGCGTGCTGGCGCTCCATTTACCCCCCTGATCGTAGGTGGCGGACAAGAGTCGGGAGCTCGATCGGGCACTGAAAATATGAGCGGCATTGCTGCACTTGGGGCGGTGTTTGAGGCGCTGGAAAGCGGGCTGGTATTTAAAGAGCATGATGTACTGCAGAGCTATCGTCAGCAGTTGCTGGATGCGCTGTATCAGTCATTTCCAGGGTTGGTGCTCAATGCGCCATTGGCGGGCAGTTTACCAACAACAGTGAATTTTTCGGTGCCCGGACTTTCTAGCAAAGACATCATGGATGTATTCGATGCTGCGGGTATCCGGGTCAGTGCGGGGTCGGCGTGTGGTGCCAGTAAAGCCTTGCCTAGCTACGTCCTTCAGGCAATGGGCGTGCCGGACTGGCAGGCTGCTTCCGCCGTGCGTATGTCCTTTGGCCCGGCGACCGACCAGGTCTTTATCGATGAGGCCTGTTTGCTCATCAAGCGCTGCGGCAATGCGATGCGCGAAAGCGGCATGATTGCAGATGCTGCACATTCATCAGATATTGATGGAATTTCGCAGTTCCGTGCTGATGGCGTATGTAGCTGGCTGATTGCTGATCGGCAGTCAGCTTGCTGTGTGGTGATCGATCCCGTGGCATCGTTAGTGCCCAAGCTTACACAAGTCATTCAGGCAGCGCACCTGTCAGTGCTGGCTGTACTGGATACTCATGGTCATGCGGATCATCATAGTGCGGCCACCCATTTCAGTTCGCTGTTGGCACCCGGATTCCTGCATGAGAGTCGCGATATTTTAGGTTGGCCTTCCACTGGCATTCAGGTCACGCACAAGCAGGGCATGACGTTGCCCGCCATTAAATTGGGCCGGAAATATCTGGCGCGACTTGCAACGCCTGGGCATACCGCTGATAGCGTGACCTATCTCCTTGGTGAATCCGCCGATGCCTTTATTGCCCAGGCGGCATTTTGCGGCGACATGATTCTGACTGGGGGAATGGGGCGCACTGATTTTGCCAGCAGCTCAACGGCCGACCTCTATGCCTCGCTTCAAATGCTGGGGCGTGTCGCTGAGCCGAATACTATTCTGTGCCCGACCCATGATTACGATAATTTGCTGGTTACCACACTGGCGACAGAGGGTGAAATTCAGCCGCTGATTCAGGCCGTGCTGGCAGGGCTCAGCAGTGAGGCGCATTTTTCCGAACGCAAGATGCGACTGGATCAAGGGCTGCCGGAGCCAACGGGCACGACGATTTTATGTGGCACGCGTGAGGCGGTTCCCTCGATTGCGGGAATTAGCATTCCTGCAGCAGAAGTTGCGCGCTTTGTAGAGGTCAATCCGGATACCTTATTGCTGGATGTTCGCGAGCAGGCGGAGCATCTGGCCGGGACACCTCTTGCTCCTCACGGCTGCAGTATGCTTTCGGTACCACTGGGGCGAATTGTGAATGCACTGGCAGGCGGTTTACTCAATCCCAATCGACCCATACTGGTATTCTGCCGCAGCGGTAATCGCAGCGCTCAGGTAGTGCAGTGCTTGCGCCGGCTCGGCTGGCGCAATGTCTGGCAGCTCAGTGGAGGCGCGGCATTCTGGCCGGCATCATTGAGCTAG
- a CDS encoding zinc-dependent peptidase has product MLAALTSMIKAWIKPADPLDTPVWQQIRSRVPQLAMLDEPTRTGLEKQMRRFLRSKSISGAEDLTITPAMRLLIAAFACLPVAALDTKPYRDWHEVIVYPSAFLSQERWQDAAGLTHESQRPLDGMARGDGPVLLSWPAVLGSLQRDGGNVVIHEIAHKLDMMRGGEANGAPPLHAGMSYQDWKSAFTYAWQDTQAKVAWGEPSVIGAYGATSPAEFFAVSSERFFEAPQALAQAYPGVYAQLRAFYRQDPLSRYHTTQSVYETSTPHHDTSSMMPARMPRLH; this is encoded by the coding sequence ATGCTGGCCGCACTCACCTCAATGATCAAAGCCTGGATCAAACCTGCAGATCCATTAGATACACCCGTCTGGCAACAAATTCGCAGCAGAGTGCCCCAGTTAGCAATGCTGGATGAACCCACCCGAACAGGGCTTGAGAAGCAGATGCGACGCTTCCTGCGCAGCAAATCCATCAGCGGCGCCGAAGACCTGACCATTACACCCGCCATGCGGCTGCTGATTGCTGCCTTTGCCTGCCTGCCAGTCGCAGCACTGGATACCAAGCCCTATCGCGACTGGCATGAAGTGATTGTGTATCCGTCAGCCTTTCTGAGCCAGGAACGCTGGCAGGATGCAGCCGGCCTCACCCATGAATCGCAGCGGCCGCTGGATGGCATGGCTCGGGGAGATGGACCGGTATTGCTGTCCTGGCCTGCAGTGCTTGGGAGCCTTCAGCGAGATGGGGGCAATGTGGTGATACATGAGATCGCCCACAAGCTCGATATGATGCGGGGGGGAGAAGCCAATGGGGCACCGCCCCTGCATGCTGGCATGTCCTACCAGGATTGGAAATCTGCTTTCACCTATGCCTGGCAAGATACGCAAGCAAAAGTGGCATGGGGCGAACCCTCTGTCATCGGCGCGTATGGCGCCACATCACCCGCCGAGTTTTTTGCTGTGAGCTCAGAACGCTTCTTCGAAGCACCGCAGGCGCTCGCACAGGCTTATCCGGGGGTATATGCACAATTACGAGCCTTTTACAGACAGGATCCGCTCAGCCGTTATCACACGACGCAGTCCGTTTATGAAACATCTACCCCGCATCACGACACTAGCTCAATGATGCCGGCCAGAATGCCGCGCCTCCACTGA
- a CDS encoding UDP-2,3-diacylglucosamine diphosphatase — protein MSKAEHHYRAIWISDVHLGTSGCQADYLLDFLKHNESEYLYLVGDIIDGWALKRGWYWQQSHNDVVQKILRKARKGTKVTYIAGNHDEVMRQFLGLAFGGIDICDEAVHTTLDGRKLLVLHGDLFDAVIQCARWLAVVGDHAYTVTLKLNRWFNHIRARLGMEYWSLSQYLKHRVKKAVSFVSQFEEAVAREARARGMDGVVCGHIHKAEMREIDGVLYCNDGDWVESLSALVETMEGELKIVTWQALKSPEGQRHLPAEQLEPESVSLA, from the coding sequence ATGAGCAAAGCCGAACACCATTACCGTGCCATCTGGATTTCCGATGTTCATCTGGGTACCAGTGGCTGTCAGGCTGATTATCTGCTCGATTTCCTGAAGCACAACGAATCCGAATACCTCTATCTTGTCGGCGACATCATCGATGGCTGGGCACTCAAGCGCGGCTGGTACTGGCAGCAAAGTCATAACGACGTCGTGCAGAAAATCCTGCGCAAAGCGCGCAAAGGCACCAAGGTCACCTATATCGCCGGCAATCATGATGAGGTGATGCGCCAGTTTCTCGGGCTGGCCTTTGGCGGCATCGACATCTGCGACGAGGCTGTACACACCACGCTGGATGGACGCAAACTACTGGTGCTGCATGGTGATCTATTCGATGCAGTGATCCAGTGCGCGCGCTGGCTGGCGGTTGTCGGTGATCATGCCTATACCGTCACACTCAAACTCAATCGCTGGTTCAATCACATCCGTGCACGCCTCGGGATGGAATACTGGTCCCTATCGCAATATCTAAAACATCGCGTCAAGAAGGCGGTGAGTTTTGTCTCGCAATTCGAGGAGGCGGTAGCCAGGGAAGCACGCGCCCGAGGCATGGACGGCGTGGTATGCGGCCATATCCACAAAGCGGAAATGCGCGAGATTGATGGTGTACTGTACTGCAATGACGGAGATTGGGTAGAAAGCTTGAGTGCCTTGGTCGAGACGATGGAAGGCGAACTGAAAATCGTGACCTGGCAGGCACTTAAGTCGCCAGAAGGCCAGCGGCATCTGCCTGCAGAGCAGTTGGAGCCAGAATCGGTTTCACTCGCGTAA
- a CDS encoding dienelactone hydrolase family protein encodes MSTEAVDTTRRNLITGALASGFALAVQPLADAATITTSTDHLVAGEVSIPVGDKHMPGYRAMPEGDGPFPVVLVVQEIFGVHEHIRDVCRRFARQGYLAVAPELYFRQGSVANLPSIDDIMKIVREVPDAQVMGDLDATVAWAKASSKGDTGKLAVTGFCWGGRITWLYTAHNPGIKAGVAWYGRLVGQPSANNPKHPADLAAQLHAPVLGLYGGDDKGIPQESVDTMRAAIKAANKPSEIIVYPNMPHGFHADYRETYREEAAKDGWKRLLAWFAANGVK; translated from the coding sequence ATGAGCACTGAGGCAGTCGATACTACCCGCCGCAACTTGATCACTGGTGCCCTCGCGAGCGGATTCGCGCTTGCGGTTCAACCACTCGCTGATGCTGCCACGATTACGACCTCCACAGACCATCTCGTCGCGGGCGAAGTCAGCATTCCCGTGGGTGACAAACACATGCCGGGTTACCGCGCGATGCCAGAAGGCGACGGCCCATTCCCGGTGGTGCTAGTCGTGCAGGAAATCTTTGGCGTACACGAGCATATCCGTGATGTCTGTCGCCGGTTTGCCCGTCAAGGCTACCTGGCAGTGGCACCAGAGCTCTATTTCCGTCAGGGCTCGGTGGCCAATCTGCCGTCCATTGATGACATCATGAAAATCGTCCGCGAAGTGCCGGACGCACAAGTCATGGGCGATCTCGATGCGACAGTTGCCTGGGCCAAAGCGAGCAGCAAGGGCGATACCGGCAAACTCGCCGTCACCGGCTTCTGCTGGGGTGGCCGTATCACCTGGTTGTATACCGCACATAATCCGGGCATCAAGGCGGGCGTGGCCTGGTATGGCCGGCTTGTCGGTCAGCCCTCTGCCAACAATCCCAAGCATCCGGCAGACCTGGCTGCGCAATTGCATGCGCCTGTTCTGGGGCTTTACGGTGGCGACGACAAGGGCATCCCGCAGGAGTCGGTCGACACCATGCGTGCCGCCATCAAAGCAGCCAATAAGCCGTCTGAAATCATCGTGTATCCCAATATGCCGCATGGCTTCCATGCAGACTATCGCGAGACCTATCGCGAGGAAGCAGCGAAAGACGGATGGAAACGCCTGCTGGCGTGGTTTGCTGCGAATGGTGTGAAGTAA
- the ppc gene encoding phosphoenolpyruvate carboxylase → MSLYDNAAAKDLPLEQDLALLARLLADTIRTQSGDETLKHIESIRELAVRFVWEADTEAVNGLTAMLTTLGHDNTVALARAFSYFSHLSNIAEDLHHNRRRRWHQIQGSHAQRGGVAHALQALNEAGVRMESVRDLLNQTLIVPVLTAHPTEVQRKTLLDSERAIAGLLNARDRSALTPEELEDNERALRRVLLTLWQTREIRSFKLTVRDEIENGLSYFRATFLRQLPRLCLDLEDRLKAAGDERGELPPFMHVGCWIGGDRDGNPFVTPDVTRHAVGRQAAIAIDFYYEQAGKLEEELSVSSRLVGVDPAVLTLATGAPEQPQSRTEEPYRLAMAAIRQRILATAHTLGRFRGNIMPAEGVQPYARPEDLSADLRMLATSLHAHGSSLLADGRLRRLIRAVDIFGFHLAPLDMRQHSGVHEKVMSELFAGAGLEEYAALNESSRCKVLLRELASSRMLKTPLAAYSEEVQKELAIVAMAADIHATYGAAALPNYIISNAQSVSDLLEVAVILKEAGLVALNPTCRAHVNIIPLFETIPDLRGCDAIVRELLALPAWRELVAERGGVQEIMLGYSDSNKDGGYLTSNWELYKAEVKLVDVFREAGVRMRLFHGRGGSVGRGGGPSFEAILAQPAGTVAGQIRVTEQGEVIAAKYADPEIGRRNLETLVAATLMASFPETISSAQDTPEHFELMETLSALAYKEYRDLVYATPEFITYFREATPISEIAKLNIGSRPTARKPSNSIADLRAIPWVFSWAQSRLMLPGWYGFGTAIEQYRKEAGEAAIDELAALYRDWPFFRAVISNMEMVLSKSDIHLAGRYASLVQDQGISSRVFGRIRAEWRRSIEAVLLITGHKELLADNPPLARSLKNRLPYLDPLNHLQVDLLRRFRGGEESEDVLYAIHLTINGIAAGLRNSG, encoded by the coding sequence ATGTCCCTGTACGACAATGCCGCCGCCAAGGATCTGCCGCTCGAGCAGGATCTCGCCCTACTCGCCCGTTTGCTTGCCGACACCATTCGCACCCAGTCGGGTGATGAAACGCTGAAGCATATCGAATCCATTCGCGAGCTGGCGGTGCGTTTCGTCTGGGAAGCCGATACCGAAGCAGTCAATGGTCTCACCGCGATGCTGACCACACTCGGCCATGACAATACCGTGGCACTGGCGCGTGCTTTCAGCTACTTCTCGCATCTGTCCAATATTGCCGAAGACCTGCACCATAATCGCCGCCGTCGTTGGCACCAGATTCAGGGTAGCCATGCGCAGCGTGGCGGCGTAGCGCATGCCCTGCAGGCACTGAACGAGGCGGGCGTGCGCATGGAGTCGGTACGCGATCTGCTGAATCAGACACTGATTGTGCCAGTGCTGACTGCGCATCCCACCGAAGTCCAGCGCAAAACCTTGCTCGATAGCGAACGCGCCATCGCCGGATTACTGAATGCACGCGATCGTTCGGCCCTGACACCCGAAGAGCTGGAAGACAATGAGCGCGCCCTTCGCCGAGTATTGCTGACGCTGTGGCAAACACGCGAAATCCGCTCATTCAAGCTGACCGTACGCGATGAAATCGAGAATGGTCTGTCCTATTTCCGTGCCACCTTCCTTCGCCAGCTTCCACGCCTGTGCCTGGACCTCGAAGATCGATTGAAGGCAGCAGGCGATGAACGCGGCGAGCTCCCGCCTTTCATGCATGTAGGTTGCTGGATCGGTGGTGATCGCGACGGCAATCCCTTTGTTACGCCAGATGTGACACGACACGCGGTCGGACGTCAGGCTGCCATCGCCATCGACTTTTACTACGAGCAGGCCGGCAAGCTGGAGGAGGAATTGTCGGTCTCGTCCCGTCTGGTCGGGGTCGATCCTGCCGTTCTGACGCTTGCCACCGGTGCACCCGAGCAACCGCAAAGCCGCACCGAAGAGCCCTATCGCCTTGCCATGGCGGCCATTCGCCAGCGCATTCTGGCCACCGCCCACACGCTGGGTCGCTTCCGCGGCAACATCATGCCGGCGGAAGGCGTACAACCCTATGCACGCCCGGAAGACCTGAGTGCAGATCTGCGCATGCTGGCGACCTCGCTCCATGCCCACGGTTCTTCACTTCTGGCGGATGGCCGTCTGCGCCGCCTGATTCGTGCGGTGGATATCTTTGGCTTTCATCTGGCGCCACTGGATATGCGCCAGCACAGCGGTGTGCACGAAAAGGTGATGAGTGAACTGTTTGCCGGTGCAGGTCTGGAAGAGTATGCCGCACTCAATGAATCATCCCGCTGCAAAGTCCTGCTGCGCGAACTAGCCAGCAGCCGCATGTTGAAGACGCCGCTGGCAGCCTATAGCGAAGAGGTGCAGAAGGAGCTGGCCATTGTCGCCATGGCCGCCGACATCCATGCTACTTACGGCGCAGCCGCACTGCCCAACTACATTATTTCCAACGCGCAAAGTGTGTCCGATCTGCTGGAAGTGGCTGTCATTCTGAAGGAGGCCGGGCTGGTCGCACTCAACCCCACCTGTCGCGCGCACGTCAATATCATCCCGCTGTTTGAAACCATCCCCGACTTGCGTGGATGCGATGCCATTGTCCGGGAACTGCTTGCCCTGCCTGCATGGCGTGAACTTGTCGCGGAACGCGGCGGGGTACAGGAAATCATGCTGGGCTACTCAGACAGCAACAAGGACGGGGGCTATCTCACCTCCAACTGGGAGCTGTATAAGGCAGAGGTCAAGCTGGTCGACGTCTTCCGTGAGGCAGGTGTACGCATGCGCCTGTTCCACGGACGCGGCGGTTCGGTCGGTCGCGGCGGTGGCCCGAGCTTCGAGGCCATTCTGGCGCAACCTGCCGGTACGGTTGCTGGTCAGATTCGCGTCACCGAACAAGGGGAAGTGATCGCCGCAAAATATGCCGATCCGGAAATCGGCCGCCGTAATCTGGAAACACTGGTCGCCGCAACGCTGATGGCCAGCTTTCCCGAAACCATTTCCAGTGCTCAGGATACGCCGGAGCATTTCGAGCTGATGGAAACGCTCTCCGCGCTGGCTTACAAGGAATACCGGGATCTGGTGTACGCCACGCCGGAATTCATCACGTATTTCCGCGAAGCCACGCCGATCTCCGAAATTGCCAAGCTCAATATCGGCAGCCGACCGACAGCCCGCAAACCCAGCAACAGCATCGCCGACCTGCGGGCGATTCCGTGGGTGTTTTCGTGGGCGCAATCGCGCCTGATGCTGCCGGGCTGGTATGGGTTCGGCACGGCGATCGAGCAATACCGCAAGGAGGCAGGCGAGGCCGCAATTGACGAGCTGGCAGCACTTTACCGCGACTGGCCTTTCTTCCGAGCCGTCATCAGCAATATGGAAATGGTGTTATCCAAGAGTGATATTCATCTGGCGGGACGCTATGCCTCCCTAGTGCAGGATCAGGGCATATCCAGCCGGGTATTCGGACGCATCCGGGCCGAATGGCGTCGGTCCATTGAAGCCGTATTGCTGATTACCGGCCACAAGGAATTGCTTGCCGATAATCCGCCACTGGCGCGCAGCCTGAAAAATCGCCTCCCGTATCTCGATCCGCTGAATCACCTGCAGGTCGATCTACTGCGCCGCTTCCGGGGTGGAGAGGAAAGCGAGGATGTCCTCTATGCGATTCATCTGACCATTAACGGGATTGCGGCAGGTTTGCGCAACAGCGGGTAA